The genome window GTATGCCGATACCTATGAAGATCGGCTCAAGGCGTTCCTTGATATGACCCAGCGCATGTTCCATATCCGCGGGAAACATCTCGTGCAGCAGGTGGTCGAGATCACGCCCCTGACCACGGCCGATGCAAATGGCCGCCCCTGGATTCGGGCGATTCAGAATCGCGTGGCGGATACGCCGACGACGACCATGGTGCCGAGCGCCGACCTTACGCCCGAGATCACCAGCCCGCACCCGGTGAGCAAACAAGCGCTCGGGACTCGCATTGCGAGTTTCTTTGAAGTGGCGTTCGGGCAAGGCGCCAATCCGGTTCGTCCGCGCTTGGGTTCGCCTTCGTGGCAACCCGATGGTTCGGTGTTGCTGCCGGTGTTTGGGGGCGCCCCGCCCTATCACCTCACGGCGAACAACGGCTTTAGTTTGGTGAACCAGGCGGGGATGCCCATCGCCGCGACCGCGGTGATGGAGGGCAACAATGTGCGCGTGAGCAACTTCTCCGTGGTGAATCCCACCGGAGTGCGCTACATGTGGAGTGCGGCAGGCCAGCCGACACTCTTTGATGCGGCTGGCCTGCCAGTTGGGGTCTACGCTTCAGACCGCTAGTTACTTCGCTTCGTTCGCGTTGGTCTCGCTGCGAATGTCAATCTTCCATTCGGTGAGGCGCGCGGCCAATCGGACGTTCTGACCGCCCTTGCCGATGGCGAGCGAGAGTTGGCCATCCGGCACCACGACGAGCGCGCTGCGCTCTTCCTCGTTGATCTTGATTGAGTTAACCTTCGCCGGACTCAGCGCGTTCGTGATGAACGTCGTCGGGTCTTCGCTAAAGGGCACGATGTCAATCTTTTCGTCGTAGAGCTCGTCAACAATCGCTTGCACGCGGGCCCCGCGCGGGCCGACGCATGCACCAACGGCGTCGATGCGCTCATCGGTCGTGGCCACCGCGATTTTGCTTCGCTGACCCGGTTCGCGAGCGATCGAACGGATGATGACGATGCCTTGCTCGATTTCCGGAACTTCGAGTTCAAACAGTTTGCGGAGCAGGTTCGGGTGAGTGCGGCTGACGATGACCTTGAGGCCGCGGCGGCCGTCTTCGACCTTGACCACGTACACCTTCAGGCGATCGTTGGCGCGGTAAGGCTCGGTCGGCACTTGCTCCCACTTGGGAAGCTCGGCTTCGAGCTTGTCCACCTGAATCATCACGCTGCTTTCTTCGCGGCGTGCCACGAGCCCGCTGGCGAGGTCGCCAATCAGGTCGCTAAACGTCGCGTGAATCTTGCGGACTTCGGCTTCGCGAAGCTTTTGCTGGAGAACTTGCTTAAACGTGCTGGCGGCGATGCGACCAAAGCGATTGGGATCCACTTCCACCGGGAATGTATCGCCAATTTCGATATCAGCGCGGCGCTTGCGCGCTTCCTCAATGCCCATTTGGTAGCTCGGATCGAGGACTTCGCCCACGACTTCCTTTTCGATCGTCATGGTCCAGCCCTTCTTGCCGTCGAGTTTGGCCGAGACTTCCCCGCTTCCGCCGACCGACTTGCGATAAGAAACGGCGAGGGCTTGCTCCAGCTCGTACACGAGTTCGTCCAAGGGGATGTCGCGCTCGGTGGCCACTTGTTTCAACTGTTGCAAGATATCCATAAATTCTCCTCGATCGCCGATCTTCCGTAACAAAAAAGGCGGCCATAGCCGCCCATTTGGGATTCAGCAATATTTCTTACGATCAGTGTACCCAAAATGTTGGGGACCCAGACCGAAGTCCAAGTCCCCAACCCCTGGTTTAGCCGTCGCCGAACTTGTCGAAGTTCCCGGCGAGGATGCTGTAATCGGCGATGTCAACGATGCCATCTCCGTTCAGATCCGCCCGGATATCCCAGTTCGGGCTGCTTTGGTTGCCGATCGTGCCCGGGTCCGTATCGAGAAGCGCATCGAACGCGGCGGCGAGGATTGAGTAGTCGCCTACGTCAATGATGTCGTTCCCGTCGCAGTCGCCATTCAGCAGGTCGTGCAGAATGGTGCCGGTTCCCGTCGTGTTGTTCAGGCTCACGTTCAGCACGCGCTGACTCAGCCAGTGACTACTCTTCACCGTCACCCGGTAGGTACCGGGGAGGAGCGAGGTCGGCAACGACCAATTGCCCGATACGTTCGTCGCGACCGTTGAGGGACCCTGTACGATCGCGTTGGCGTTGTTGCGCACTGTCACCACCGCGTTAACCGCGTTGGAGCCGCCCCACTGCAGCAAGGTCAGGTTGCCATTGAAGCTGGGCAAGCCCACCGTCAGCGTCCCTGATCCGCTGGAGTTGTTAAAGAACCCAGCGGCTGGGAAGGTGACCCCAATCGGGTGCGCACCAAAGGTTGCCCCCGCCGGAATCACGTAGTTCAGGCTCGCCACGCCGCTACCGTTGGTGACCGCCGAACCCACGCCAGCACCATCCACCGTGAAGTTCACGGTTTGGCCGGTGATGAGCGCGCTGTCGTGCGCTCGGCGTAGGGTCGCCGACAGCACCACGTTTTGCGTGCGTTGACCAGTTACGGCCGGCACGGTGAGCGTCGTGTTCGCGTAGCGATTAAACGTGCTCGCCGTCGAGTCCGAGTTATACTGAGTGTCGCCGAGCCAGCTGACGCTGTATGTGCGGGCGCCAAGCACACCCGCGGTGACATTCCAGTTGAGCGTCGCGAGGCCACTCGCATTCGTCACCGCCGAGCCTACGCCAACGCCATCCACCGTAAAGGTGAGCGTGCGGCCGCTCAGGGCCAGGCCGTCCACGGTTCGCGTGAGCGTGCCGGTCAGGGCCGCATTCGAGCCGATCGTGCCATTGACCGCCGGGACGGCGATGTTGGTGAGACCCTTACTGACCGTCAGGACCCCAGTGTTGTCCGAGACCGAGTTGTAGAGCGTGTCGCCCGCGAAACTCGCGGTGACGTTGTAAACGCCCACCGGATTGGTGATCGTGTACGATTTCTGCGCAAAGCCGCTGGCGTTGGTGACGGCGCCACCGATGCCCACGCCATTTACGGTGACGTTCACGGTTTTGCCCGAAAGCCCCGTGCTGTCCGTCGTCCGAATCAGCTGGATGGTGAAGCTCACCACTTCGCCCGGCGTGCCCGCTTCATTGGTGATTTGGATGGCCGAGTTGGCCTTCGACACCGTCAAGGTCGCCGTATCGCTATCAGCGTTGATCGTGGTCGTGCGGAGCGCGTCCACCCGAATCGTATCCGGGCCAGGGACCGTTCCCGAGGGAACCGTGTACTGCAAGCTCGAGTTGCCGTTGGCATCGCTGGCATCGGCACCGACGTACACGTTGTTGACATAGAAGTAAAGGAACTTCCCGTTCTGATTTACGCCGTTCACCTTGACGTTTGCCGTCAGGTTGCCGGTGCCCGAGGTCGCGATGTTGGCGTTGTTGGCCACCACAACGTAGTCGTCCTTATAGTTGGCCGAGCCAACCCAGGTTCCCCAGAAGTTGTTGCTCTCAGCGTATTCGCCGATGAACCACACGTTGCGATCGTCGTACGGGTCGAGCGCACAGGCCAGGTAGTCGCCCCAGCGATTGCGCGAACCCACGAGGCGCAGATACGTGCCCTCGCCGGCCTTAAGCAAGGCGCTGCCTTCGAGCGAGGTGTCTGCGCTGAGCTTGCCGGTGTAACGGCATTCAGCAAACGTGCTTGAGTTCGAACGGCAGAACACGACGACCATGTCACCGTCGGTCGTGCCGGTCACGCCAGGATAGGTGTAGTCGAAGTCCGAGTTACCGAACGTCGTGCTGAACGTTACGGTCGGCGTTGCTCCCGATGGCGCATCAAACTTGTACGCCCGAATGTAGCTACGGCTGTTGGCGACCACGGTCTGCACCGCGTAAATGTCGCCGTCAATGCCTTCGGCTTGCATGATTCGGCAGTCAATGTTGTCGAGGTCTTGAACCCCGCTCGGCTGGTCCGCGTCGGGCGCGGGCGCGTAGGCACTCACTGTTATCAGGCGCGTAGCGAGCAAACTCGTGTTGTTACCAAAATCGGTGCCGGAGTCCGCGTACTCGCGAGCCGTGACCCGGCTCGAACCGCCTTCCTTCCCCACCAACACCCAGAAGCTGTTGGTGCTGGAATTGAAGTTCACCGGCACGGGACGAAAATCGTCGGTGCCGTCGCTGCTGAGATTCCAGTTGTCGTACCAGCCAATGCCGCCGCCGTCATAAACGTCGGTGGCATCCATAAAGCGCACCTTGCCGTAGCTCGGAGTCGCGTCGTTGGAGAACATGATTCCCGCTACGCAAACCGCTTGGTCGGAAACCGCGAGGTGCGGATAGTCCATCCACGCGTTGTCATCCGTGGCCCCGTTTAGGCGAGCGTTCACCGAGAACGCCGTCCAATCACCCTCTGCCGAAGAGTTGTCGGAATAGAAAATCCACCAACGGGCATCCCCGTTGTCCGTCCCCGAGTTCTTCGAGGCGGCAATGCCAATGAATCGGTTTCGGAAGGTGTCGTAACGAATATGCGGGTCGAACACGAAGTCGCCCGAGTTGTTGCAAATCGTGTTGAGGCCGGTCGAGGATATGAGGTTTCCGTCGAAATCCCGGATCACGAGCGAGAAGTTCACCACCGCCGCCACGTCGCTGAGGCCGACGGCCATCATGGGGTCGGGCGGGGTCGAACCAGAGTTCGTCATGAAGAACCCCGTTTGGAACGGCGGCGCTTCCGCCTCAAACATGCCGCCCATGTCCTGCGTAACCGGGCCCGGATCGGGCTGGTTTTGCGGGTTAAAATCGGCAGTCGTGTGCTTCCACTGACTACCGGACTGACGCGGCAGCCACTCGCGGGGAGTTGTATCTACGCGGTTGACGCCCCGAGCCATCGAGAATGTATGTTGATCCGTTTTGGCCTGATATCCTTTGCCGGACGATTCTTCATCCGGCAAGACCTGGGCCGTGGCCGCGCCGAGAAGGCTCGTCGCTACAACGAGCGAAGCACCCAGACGCGAGAACAGTTTCTTAAAGAGCATAATCGTCACCTATGACAATTAGTTCTTAGCAGAA of Chthonomonas sp. contains these proteins:
- the nusA gene encoding transcription termination/antitermination protein NusA — translated: MKQVATERDIPLDELVYELEQALAVSYRKSVGGSGEVSAKLDGKKGWTMTIEKEVVGEVLDPSYQMGIEEARKRRADIEIGDTFPVEVDPNRFGRIAASTFKQVLQQKLREAEVRKIHATFSDLIGDLASGLVARREESSVMIQVDKLEAELPKWEQVPTEPYRANDRLKVYVVKVEDGRRGLKVIVSRTHPNLLRKLFELEVPEIEQGIVIIRSIAREPGQRSKIAVATTDERIDAVGACVGPRGARVQAIVDELYDEKIDIVPFSEDPTTFITNALSPAKVNSIKINEEERSALVVVPDGQLSLAIGKGGQNVRLAARLTEWKIDIRSETNANEAK